The genomic DNA AAACTATTTTGGAGGAAAAAAACAATGTATTTAAATTTAAAAAAATATGGACTAAGCGACCGTTTTGAACAGGAAGCTTCATTATATAATAATCTGTTTCCAGCGAGAATTATCGAACAGCACCGTGATTTATACAAGGTGGTTTGTGAACACGGCGAGCTTATTGCAGGCATCTCAGGAAAATTAGCTTATCATGCAGAGGATCAAATGAGTTTTCCGGCAGTGGGAGACTGGGTAATGATAGACAGGACAGATAATAATTCAGGAAATGCAGTAATAAAAAATATTTTAGGACGAAAGAGCGTCTTTGTACGTCAGACAGCAGGGACATCAAATGAACAGCAGATCGTAGCGGCTAATATAGACATTATATTTATCTGCATGTCTTTGAACTCTGATTTTAATATCAGAAGAATCGAACGTTATCTTGCTGTTACATGGGACAGTATGGCGACTCCGGTTATAGTACTTACCAAATCAGATTTATGCGACGATTTACAGGAGAAGCTGGATGAGCTGTCATCAGTGAGTATAGGCATAGATGTGATCGTCTGTTCTTCTGAGGACGAAAACGGATATCAGGCTGTAAGCAGCTATATTGAAAAAGGAAAAACCATAGCATTTATAGGTTCGTCAGGTGTAGGGAAGTCTACATTGATTAACAGGCTGGCAGGAGATGAAAATCAGGCTGTTCAGGAGATTCGAAAAGGTGATGACAAGGGAAAACATACGACTACATACAGACAGCTGAAATTACTTCCGAACGGAGGTATC from Sebaldella termitidis ATCC 33386 includes the following:
- the rsgA gene encoding ribosome small subunit-dependent GTPase A is translated as MYLNLKKYGLSDRFEQEASLYNNLFPARIIEQHRDLYKVVCEHGELIAGISGKLAYHAEDQMSFPAVGDWVMIDRTDNNSGNAVIKNILGRKSVFVRQTAGTSNEQQIVAANIDIIFICMSLNSDFNIRRIERYLAVTWDSMATPVIVLTKSDLCDDLQEKLDELSSVSIGIDVIVCSSEDENGYQAVSSYIEKGKTIAFIGSSGVGKSTLINRLAGDENQAVQEIRKGDDKGKHTTTYRQLKLLPNGGIVIDTPGMRELQLYTGDISKTFEDIEELAAQCKYKNCSHVSEPGCMVRNAIENGILSEERFGSYLKLQREMEYSNLNSRQTEQEKINRMFGSKKEMKNVMKHLKGRKNR